The DNA region TCTGCTCGACCGCGCGCACAATCTCGCCCACGCTCCAGTCGATCTCGGCGACCGCATCGCCATAGTCTCCCAGCCCGGTCTTGCCGCGAAACCGTTGCGACGCCCGCGCTGGATCGTGCGGATAAGAAAACCCAAGATAGAGAAAGAAGGGATGCTCGCTGTTCTGCTCGCCGATATACTTCACCGCCTCCTCGGTATAACGCGGCGTCAGCAGATCGCGGTCGGTGTTCTGCTCAAGGATCTCCGTGTCCCGCATCAGCGGCAGCGGGTTCATGTCGTCGCTGTAAGGCACGCCATAGAACGAGTCGAAGCCCCGGCTGGTCGGCAGATACTCCTTCGCCTGCCCCAGATGCCACTTGCCGATCGCTTTGCTCCTGTAGCCGGCGTCATGAAACAGGTTGGAAAGAAAGGTCTCATCGAGCGACGTGCCCTCTGCCGCCGCCCCCGGCGTGAACGGCCCAAAGGCTCCAGTCGTCCCTGTGCGCTGGCCATAACGCCCCGTCATCACCGCCGACCGTGACGCCGAGCAGATAGGATGCCCCGCATTGAAGTGCGTAAAGCGCAACCCATGCGCAGCCATGCTGTCGAGATTCGGCGTAGGCAGCTTCGACCCGTAGCAGCCGGGATCGCCGTACCCCAGGTCATCGCAGATCATGAAGATCACATTCGGCCGCCGCCGCGGCGCGCCCACCTTCGCAACAGAAGCGCCCTCATGCGCAGCCAGCGCAAACGAACCCACCGGAGCAGCCGCAACACCAGAAGACATCAGAGCAATAAACTTTCGCCGGTCCATCATCTCTCCCCAAAGGAATGACGAAATTATAGGCTGCTGTTGTCAACGGATTACGGAGCTATAGCCACGCAAATTATTACTTCTTTAGATAGATACCCTCTCTAAATTTATCCGCAGCGCGCCCACTACATCTATTGCGATGAAGCAGAGAATCGCCAATATGTGAAGCTGCCTTGCGTAGCAGGAACAAGACTGAATCGAGGCGGCGACTTACTATTCAGCTCAAGAACCTGGCTCATATCGTCCAGCACAGGACGCACGGTGAGAAAGTAATCATGGCCTAGAAAGTTCATGGGAAGATTGGAAACATCCACCTCATCCACGCCCTTGAGCGGAACGACGGGCGGCATCTCGCCAACAGCATCGACGCCATTGACCTTGTGCGAAAGCCACATAGCCAAATCCTTGTGCGAGCCGTACATCGTGACGCGCTTGATCGTATTGGAG from Edaphobacter paludis includes:
- a CDS encoding sulfatase-like hydrolase/transferase, translated to MMDRRKFIALMSSGVAAAPVGSFALAAHEGASVAKVGAPRRRPNVIFMICDDLGYGDPGCYGSKLPTPNLDSMAAHGLRFTHFNAGHPICSASRSAVMTGRYGQRTGTTGAFGPFTPGAAAEGTSLDETFLSNLFHDAGYRSKAIGKWHLGQAKEYLPTSRGFDSFYGVPYSDDMNPLPLMRDTEILEQNTDRDLLTPRYTEEAVKYIGEQNSEHPFFLYLGFSYPHDPARASQRFRGKTGLGDYGDAVAEIDWSVGEIVRAVEQKGLSGDTLICFTSDHGPWYQGSPGLLRGRKASTFEGGFRVPFLAMWPGVIAPGKVVETWCSNLDMLPTMASLCGLGLPQKPLDGVDVSKVLLGHEGAVERKPLIYFSAMGNGGLDVHCIRKESWKLRVAQGVKGEIYINDRTTGARGSAWLQHPELYDLSRDPAESYDVAKFHPELVTELIGELEAQMPSFPPHVVEAYAKLKQNKGDITTPPGASPRPFGAPVPDWAWEPDNLR